One genomic region from Eptesicus fuscus isolate TK198812 chromosome 4, DD_ASM_mEF_20220401, whole genome shotgun sequence encodes:
- the APOBR gene encoding apolipoprotein B receptor — MDFLRLHLPGLHQALRGTLESFSTFVSYLLGDEVPTVERREAWAAEELGEVATGRLGRSVEEEAQEALEGVGGSQSKGDGGPRGPGEARRHQEGSSASEQTWSWGEGSSHGSQGDRQDTGAWEAAKASRCQEPSALLEARKKSDSGSEAGQDGSSPAQESQECNEQEVNREETPRTWEQEEEEEEVRAREPGGVRGVESEWTGRREPEGKAGAHGKRAAGDGRESEQAVKEAVAEEIQGAGAKEAGREEEVVAVERDGQSTEAQGTQDPGAASEDEATLDREEVRTTSGREEAWTISGGEAGTASGEEEAGIASGTEAADFPGVRETENGAAPGDRSLECTGRVWALEEASRGAQEEEVGENREAEVSLSLKQTQALGAEGMGEMAEVQTAGKETAEGQGSEWGAGEGSEGQADQDGKEAKGRQDSEIKAAQASPEEVVQAQEAKEENESCWATEAELSQDKGANKAEGDADLEATPKATPEKELREKRSEEGAQGGREEFGVEGGGPEHKVTEVWDGEQIGGLQTPVGQPGEGQQVKEELWSTPGQSKEEAERSLEASPRHTGYRRPGAEAWESRRKRDVQGGNTQEEVGMEEEGEAAGNQESALPWVLEAGGEWKEAEEAGSGADSPELGGRHGAELGEGWSLGESDDRETKDEEVGAAVPWEAEGMPRGGRRLEEAAPSSRDSEDTRAGSSAAGTVAHKAAADGRAAGTGEGPEGGTGEAWDGAFGRGWDSEGSEEAGRGAEVIEAAEGESRGGQELGLEGSAEEEVTGRGGQVEAFEAGEGEPGGEWAEAGESVAAEGSCGMGGFTSGSQAVRAEGTMVIVEAKGFPEGQMLSEKEAGAWEARQQRRGSEGQRGDHGREGEAHMPCDMEGVEGSGHQRAEAKELDAEDLQDAQGQEDQPANQDPGPREEAAQGDVHGSWSEALLPVSRLDVSVPRSRVLLSRSSSQRRSRPSFRRIPTPEQQQEPASPPPEEELSAPEQRLLHPAEPPEPSLPRPEGTPVPARRRPLGQGFGFAHPGMMQELQARLGRPKPQ, encoded by the exons GAATCCTTCAGCACCTTTGTCTCCTACCTTTTGGGAGATGAGGTCCCCACTGTAGAGAGGAGGGAGGCATGGGCAGCTGAGGAACTGGGGGAGGTGGCTACAGGAAGGCTAGGAAGAAGTGTAGAGGAGGAAgcccaggaggccctggagggtgtgggaggcagccaaagCAAGGGGGATGGAGGGCCGAGAGGGCCTGGAGAGGCTAGAAGACACCAGGAGGGAAGCTCAGCTTCAGAACAGACCTGGAGTTGGGGAGAAGGCAGCTCCCATGGGTCTCAAGGAGATAGGCAGGACACTGGGGCGTGGGAGGCAGCCAAGGCGTCCAGGTGCCAGGAGCCAAGTGCCCTCTTGGAGGCCAGAAAGAAATCTGACTCAGGGTCTGAGGCTGGCCAAGACgggagcagcccagcccaggagagTCAGGAGTGCAATGAGCAGGAAGTGAACAGAGAAGAGACACCGAGAACCtgggaacaggaggaggaggaggaagaggtcagGGCAAGAGAGCCAGGGGGGGTCAGAGGGGTGGAGTCAGAGTGGACCGGGCGTAGGGAGCCTGAGGGAAAGGCTGGTGCCCATGGGAAAAgggcagcaggggatggcagggaGTCAGAACAGGCAGTCAAGGAGGCAGTTGCAGAGGAGATCCAGGGAGCTGGAGCCAAAGAGGCCgggagggaagaagaggtggTGGCCGTGGAGAGGGATGGCCAAAGCACAGAGGCACAGGGGACTCAGGACCCAGGGGCAGCGTCTGAGGATGAGGCAACCTTGGACAGAGAGGAGGTCAGGACAACCTCAGGAAGGGAGGAGGCCTGGACAATCTCAGGTGGGGAGGCTGGAACAGCCTCAggtgaggaggaggctgggataGCCTCAGGCACGGAGGCGGCTGACTTCCCAGGAGTCAGGGAGACAGAAAATGGGGCAGCCCCAGGAGATAGGAGCCTAGAATGTACAGGGAGAGTCTGGGCCTTAGAAGAGGCCTCCaggggagcccaggaggaggaggtgggtgaaaatAGAGAGGCTGAGGTGAGCCTGTCCCTGAAACAGACTCAGGCCCTGGGAGCTGAAGGAATGGGAGAAATGGCTGAGGTCCAGACAGCAGGGAAGGAGACCGCGGAaggccaggggtcagagtggggggcaggggagggctcgGAGGGTCAGGCAGATCAGGATGGGAAAGAGGCCAAGGGAAGGCAAGACTCAGAGATCAAGGCTGCTCAAGCCAGTCCGGAGGAAGTGGTGCAGGCACAGGAGGCCAAGGAGGAGAACGAGAGCTGCTGGGCCACAGAGGCTGAGCTCTCCCAGGACAAAGGGGCAAACAAGGCTGAAGGTGATGCTGACTTGGAGGCGACCCCAAAGGCCACACCTGAAAAGGAGTTGAGGGAGAAGAGGAGTGAGGAGGGAGCTCAGGGGGGTCGAGAAGAATTTGGGGTAGAGGGTGGTGGCCCAGAGCACAAGGTCACTGAAGTTTGGGATGGTGAGCAGATAGGCGGCCTCCAGACCCCAGTGGGACAACCCGGGGAAGGCCAGCAGGTGAAGGAAGAGCTCTGGAGcactccaggccagagcaaagaggAGGCAGAAAGGAGCCTGGAGGCCAGTCCCAGGCACACGGGCTATAGGAGGCCTGGTGCAGAAGCCTGGGAAAGCCGGAGAAAGAGGGATGTGCAGGGAGGGAATACGCAGGAGGAAGTAGGtatggaagaggagggggaggctgcGGGAAACCAAGAATCTGCACTGCCATGGGTCCTGGAGGCAGGCggagagtggaaggaagcagAGGAAGCAGGGAGTGGAGCAGACAGCCCGGAGCTGGGTGGAAGGCACGGGGCAGAGTTAGGGGAAGGCTGGTCCCTGGGTGAGTCAGATGATAGAGAAACCAAGGATGAGGAGGTGGGGGCTGCAGTgccctgggaggcagagggaatgCCCAGGGGAGGCcggaggctggaggaggcagcGCCGAGCTCCCGGGACAGTGAGGACACACGGGCCGGTTCCTCGGCTGCTGGGACTGTGGCGCATAAGGCAGCTGCGGATGGAAGGGCTGCTGGGACCGGGGAAGGGCCTGAAGGAGGGACGGGGGAAGCGTGGGATGGGGCATTTGGAAGAGGCTGGGACTCAGAAGGAAGCGAGGAAGCTGGCAGAGGTGCAGAGGTGATcgaggctgcagagggagagagcagaggcgGGCAGGAACTTGGCCTGGAGGGCTCCGCAGAGGAGGAGGTTACTGGCAGAGGTGGCCAAGTGGAGGCTTTTGAGGCTGGGGAAGGTGAGCCAGGGGGGGAGTGGGCGGAGGCTGGGGAATCGGTAGCGGCAGAAGGAAGCTGTGGGATGGGTGGCTTTACCTCGGGCTCCCAGGCGGTGAGGGCAGAGGGGACCATGGTTATAGTGGAGGCCAAGGGGTTCCCAGAAGGGCAGATGCTGTCAGAAAAAGAGGCTGGGGCATGGGAGGCGAGGCAGCAGAGGCGAGGCAGCGAGGGGCAGCGTGGGGACCACGGCCGTGAGGGAGAGGCACACATGCCCTGTGACATGGAGGGCGTGGAGGGGAGCGGACACCAGAGGGCAGAGGCCAAGGAGCTTGATGCAGAAGACCTGCAGGACGCCCAGGGCCAGGAGGACCAGCCagcaaaccaggaccctgggCCACGTGAAGAGGCTGCCCAGGGGGATGTGCACGGCAGCTGGAGTGAG gccctccTCCCTGTGTCTCGCCTGGACGTCTCTGTCCCGCGGAGCCGTGTGCTCCTCTCCCGCAGCTCCTCGCAGCGTCGCTCCAGGCCCTCTTTCCGGCGCATCCCCACccctgagcagcagcaggagcctgccagccccccaccaGAGGAAGAGCTGTCAGCCCCTGAGCAGAGACTTCTCCACCCAGCGGAACCCCCAGAGCCAAGCCTCCCTAGGCCTGAAGGGACCCCGGTGCCAGCTAGGAGAAGGCCCCTGGGACAAGG GTTTGGCTTTGCACACCCCGGCATGatgcaggagctgcaggccaGACTGGGCCGGCCAAAGCCCCAGTGA
- the IL27 gene encoding interleukin-27 subunit alpha, translating into MGQKAGDLGWRLGLLLLSLLLARAGVWGFPRPPGRLPLSLEEEFKVSLHLARKLLSEVRAQAHRFAEAHLPGVNLDLLPLGQQLPNVSLTFQAWCSLSGSERLFFLSTTLRPFQALLGGLGTQGSWTSSERIQLWAMRLDLRDLQRHLRFQVLAAGFNLPEEEDEEGKGLLPGALHGHAQTSARMSWPQLLYAYRLLHSLELVLSRAVRDLLLLSQAKNPGQALGCPTLAGSQP; encoded by the exons GGCTTGGCCTTTTGCTGCTCTCCTTGCTCCTGGCTCGAGCTGGTGTCTGGGGATTTCCAAGGCCCCCGGGGAGACTCCCCCTGAGCCTAGAGGAGGAGTTCAAGGTCAGCCTGCATCTTGCCAGGAAGCTGCTGTCCGAAGTTCGGGCCCAGGCACACCGCTTT GCTGAAGCTCACCTGCCAGGAGTGAACCTGGACCTCCTGCCCCTGGGACAGCAGCTCCCCAATGTTTCCCTGACCTTCCAGGCCTGGTGCAGCCTCTCT GGATCAGAGCGACTGTTCTTCCTCTCCACAACACTTCGCCCCTTTCAAGCCCTATTGGGAGGGCTGGGGACCCAGGGGAGCTGGACCAGCTCAGAGAGGATACagctgtgggccatgaggctggatCTCCGAGATTTGCAGCGGCATCTTCGCTTCCAG GTGCTGGCTGCAGGATTCAACCTCCctgaggaggaggacgaggaggggaaggggctgctcCCAGGGGCCCTGCACGGCCACGCACAGACGTCAGCCCGGATGTCCTGGCCCCAGCTCCTCTACGCCTACCGGTTGCTGCACTCCTTGGAGCTGGTCTTGTCGCGGGCCGTGCGGGACTTACTGCTGCTCTCCCAGGCTAAgaacccaggccaggccttggggtGCCCAACACTGGCCGGCTCCCAGCCCTGA